Part of the Salvia hispanica cultivar TCC Black 2014 unplaced genomic scaffold, UniMelb_Shisp_WGS_1.0 HiC_scaffold_704, whole genome shotgun sequence genome, GTTAACTATactttttaactattttatacCTTCTTTGTCTGCGATCCTCAGTCGGAGAAAGATGCTGTCGTCCTCTGTCCTCCTCCCTTTGATCACCACGTCTACGTTGTTTCCCACATGGCCGTCTTCCAGGCTGGTGAACAGATCAATCTCGTTGCCCTCATACTCCACCGAGTTGCAGTCTAGGTCATTCTCTGGTTCATAGCCAAGAAAGTTGTTGTATCCATTGACTAGAGAGCTGTTGGTGCTGTGATGAGCACTCAACAGATGCTGCTGGCTCAAAATCAGGCCTAATTCATCGTACTCCCTCTGGTAACCTATCGGAGGCATCAGATCATAAACATAGTCCTCTATCTGGAGGAAGGGATCGTTGAGAAGCTCCCACGCAGACAACCTGTCAAAGACCGTTGCTAGGCATTTCTCAACAAATCTACGAACCTCAGCATCCTTTACCATGTACAGAGCATCGGGTTTCTTCCCCTGAAAAAGCACTTCATCACACGATGCAGAAAACAGCATTCCAAACACGACAACGGGTTTTGAGTCCTTACAGAGACCACtttcttataaatttgagCCGGGTTAGTACACTCGCTATATGGATACTCGAATGTCACCATTTCCAGAATGCACATTCCAAACGAGTAAATGTCAACTAGTTCGTTGTATTCCTCCTCATAAACCTCAGGAGCCATGAACTCCGGTGTCCCTATTGTAATTCAAGAAATCAAGCACCACCAACAAAGATTTTCAAGAATCTTGCAAAATATTTACCTACACAACGGGCAGCATGCGGTTTCCTGAGGATAGCAGCAAGGCCAAGGTCGCCAATCTTGACCTCGCCTTGGTTCCCGTTGATGAAGATGTTGTCGCATTTGAGGTCTCTGTGGATCACAGGCGGATCGTGGCTATGGAGATAGAGAAGGCCTTGCAAAATCTGCCTGCACCAATGCTTTATAGCTCGAATATTCACCCTCTTATGTTTCAACCTATACCTATTTATTCCAAACCAACAAGAAACATTAACTAAACAACTCAATCAACAGAGATCAAAGGCAGCAACCTAAGACAAGACCACTCACTGTCTAAGGGTGCCAGAAGTGAACATTTCAGTCACAAAATTGATGTTTCTGTTAGCCGTATCGACCCATGAAGTGCATAGCTTCATGATGTTCTTGTGTTTTAGAGTCTTGAGAAGGTGTATTTCACAATACAGCCTCTCAAGATCTTCAGAGCTCTGCAGAAAATCATATAGCTTAACTTGGTTCCAAGCTACTTCTATCCCTTCATACTCATCAAAAGCTCTATAGCTGCAACAAATGATGTAaatctaataatgtaaatatgaTTTCCTAATTTCTGCAGAAAAGTGCTAATGAGTTTATACTACATACACAGTCTTTGAAGCCCCTTTCCCAAGAATCTCATCATACTGCAATCATAAACAAAATCCCAATTCAAATTCAAGTTTTATGTAAAGACA contains:
- the LOC125199865 gene encoding probable serine/threonine-protein kinase WNK1 isoform X2; the encoded protein is MKLCTSWVDTANRNINFVTEMFTSGTLRQYRLKHKRVNIRAIKHWCRQILQGLLYLHSHDPPVIHRDLKCDNIFINGNQGEVKIGDLGLAAILRKPHAARCVGTPEFMAPEVYEEEYNELVDIYSFGMCILEMVTFEYPYSECTNPAQIYKKVVSGKKPDALYMVKDAEVRRFVEKCLATVFDRLSAWELLNDPFLQIEDYVYDLMPPIGYQREYDELGLILSQQHLLSAHHSTNSSLVNGYNNFLGYEPENDLDCNSVEYEGNEIDLFTSLEDGHVGNNVDVVIKGRRTEDDSIFLRLRIADKEGPVRNIYFPFDTETDTALCVATEMVAELDITDQDVTEIAKMIDGEIASLVPEWRSGVGFEDNKAINCCHICTTSDAEGYSLHGPKHGCGAVHGHFEEITYPFEGNEQQQHSLEVSSDEHNDFGD
- the LOC125199865 gene encoding serine/threonine-protein kinase WNK1-like isoform X1 — translated: MNGAVDLDSEDSEFVEVDPTGRYGRYDEILGKGASKTVYRAFDEYEGIEVAWNQVKLYDFLQSSEDLERLYCEIHLLKTLKHKNIMKLCTSWVDTANRNINFVTEMFTSGTLRQYRLKHKRVNIRAIKHWCRQILQGLLYLHSHDPPVIHRDLKCDNIFINGNQGEVKIGDLGLAAILRKPHAARCVGTPEFMAPEVYEEEYNELVDIYSFGMCILEMVTFEYPYSECTNPAQIYKKVVSGKKPDALYMVKDAEVRRFVEKCLATVFDRLSAWELLNDPFLQIEDYVYDLMPPIGYQREYDELGLILSQQHLLSAHHSTNSSLVNGYNNFLGYEPENDLDCNSVEYEGNEIDLFTSLEDGHVGNNVDVVIKGRRTEDDSIFLRLRIADKEGPVRNIYFPFDTETDTALCVATEMVAELDITDQDVTEIAKMIDGEIASLVPEWRSGVGFEDNKAINCCHICTTSDAEGYSLHGPKHGCGAVHGHFEEITYPFEGNEQQQHSLEVSSDEHNDFGD